From the Candidatus Blochmannia vicinus genome, the window TGTCTTACCTTTACAGGATAATTGGATATGTGCTGCAATGACGTATAATGCATAACTGAACTAGTGTGCACACGAATAGTCTTCAATTCTTTATCATTTTGATTCAATAACATTTTACATGGATCATGTATAAGTAAAGCATTTTCCAAATCAAACCTTAAAGATCTAGGATTTAGATTATTTCCAGTAAGTAACTGCCACTCATCATCCACCCAAATTCCTTTAACATGATACCCATTATTACCTTCTCTCCACATTCGCACCGTTAATTGTTTATTATCAACATAGCTTTGCAATTTTTTTAAAAAATAACGCAGATTTAATTCATACAAATACGGTAAAACACTAATTAATGTAAATGGTTTATTAGAAGGAATATAAAAATCATTAGCAATTTTATCTCCTACAATAATTTCTATATTTCTTCCTTTATGTAACAAATAAATTAAAGTGTTTATTAAAAAATTAGGCATATTAAAATATGGCGTGCATAATATTATTTTACTCTTTGATGAACAAATTAAATGATAAATCGCTTGATTAAGTTCACTATTTTTACCTAAACCAACTAACGGAGCTATCGCTAATTCATTAAATGTCGCATTACCCTGATAACAATAACAACCCCTTCGTAAACTACGACGCAATAAACGAATATCATTTTTTCTATGCCTATTCAATTTACTTAAAGAACTTTCGCATCCTAATTTACTAATTACCCTTGAAGACAATAATTCTTTATTAATATAATCTAACATAATATTTGATAATTGACGATTCCGTATTATATGGTATCGATCGTATCGATACTTAGTACTCACATGCAAATACTCATCACTCAAACTAGCTCCACTATACAATATTTGATCATCAATAATAAATCCCTTCAAATGAAGCACCCCTAATACTTCACTTATATTAATTGGTATTCCATATATTGCAATCTCAGTATTAGGATACTTATTTATAAGATCTATATACCAATCAACATTTGTACATTTTTTGGTAGAACCAATACGACTTCTCTTAGCACGATGCCAATCCACCAAAATTATAATTTTAATTTTTGGACGAATTTGTTTAACTCGAAATAAAGCATCAAAAATCCTTTTACCACCTTGATCACCTTCTAAATAAAGAGTAACCAAACAAATATGATGACATGCTCGAGAAATAGCATACAACAATTCATTACTGAACTCTTTAGGACTATACAAAATCTTAAAATAATCCATTCTCTGAACAATTTTAGGTAACTCTACAAGAAATTTTTTATGATCATCAAACTTATTTAAAATATTGAATTTCATCTTTTTATCATAATAAATACAAACAATTTTATTTTATCTCAATAGAGATAATCAATATTCAAAAAATTATTAACAATAATTTTAAACTTATATATAATAAATAATCCACAAGAAATAAATTTTTTGCCTACTACACTACACACATATACATATAAATTTACACAATGTTATCATCCCTCTAAAACAAAATATTTAAAAAATTTTAAATTATAATAAAAGTTGTATCACTATAAATTTCAGTAAATTACAATAAATATCAATAAAAAATCTATTTAAAATAAATTAAACACACTTTAATGGTAATAAAATATTAGCTCAAATAAACATAAACTACTTCAATCATACAAAATATATATATATATATAAATATAATTTTAGCAATAAATTTTAAATTATTTCTATAAAACATTTTTATATACAATTAATGCTTTACTGTTCTAGAAAATACATTAATTAATACGACACCAATAATAATAAAAGTAATACCAATAATAGCTAAACCATCTAACTTTTGATCATAAAATAAATATCCTACTACAGTAATAAATATAATCCCAAGACCAGCCCAACAAGAATATGCAATACCCATCGGTATTGTTTGTAACACCAAAGATAACAATATAAAAGAAAGTAAATAACCAATCACTACCACAATAGAAGGATACAATTTACTAAACCCTTCAGACGCTTTTAAAGAAGCAGTAGCAACAACTTCTGAAAGAATAGCAACAAATAAATATAAATAATCCATATAATTTTCTTAAAAATTTCTTAATTTAATTTTTAAACAATAGATATTCTTGTTGTCAAATAATGAAATATTAAACAAGAAAACAAACATTATCTTGTTAGATAAAATTTTGAATGGTACAATAAGAAAGCAATTCTATACATTTTTAATAAATAAGTAGATGCAGAAAACAACTCTAAAATTTAAACATCACTTTATTACACCACTTTTACCTCAAACTAATCTTAGTGTAGCACACAAATCCAACCGATTATCTGAAAAAATAAAAAACAAAGTAATATTATATACTTACCTATTATAAAAAATTCTCTTTAACCACTTGATTATTTAATTGGATTTATTCGCTATTTTGAATTTTAAATCTTCAGTGGAGCTGGCGGGATTTGAACCCGCGTCCAGAAATTCTTAACTATTCTCAGTCACCTACATGCTTAGGTCTCAAATTGTATTTAATCGATTTAGATATATCAAGACCAATCACTAAATCCACTAGCTTTTATAACACTTAACGTCAAGCCAAAAGCAAGCATTCACGCGCACTCTTATTATATATGACCTCTCATTTAACTTTCTTTTTAATATTCAAGAGTAAATATTAAATGTAAGAGGGAATCTTCAGGGTATTAATCTGATTTTAAGCTGCCAAAGCAACAGATTCACTACGTGTACTATTATTTGCAGTTATTTTTTTAGGCTTTTTTACGAGGCCTGCCTCACCTCGGCATGCACTTTAAATATAAGATATCCCGTCGAATCCAAAATCAGCCCCGCTATCTTTTCTAAATAAGGATGATTATAACATAAAACGATGTATATACAAAACATTATTTATTTTACATACTTTAAAATATGTACTTTTTCTTTCTTCCATTTATGCGCATCTATTATATTTCTTTTATCATATTTTTTCTTACCTTTGGCAATCCCGATGCTTATTTTAATCCAAGAATCCCGCCAATACAAATCTAACACAACTATGGTATAACCTCTTTGTTTAACCGTTTCCATCAAAAATAGTAATTCATTTTTTTTTAATAATAACTTACGTATGCGAGCTGAATTATATACTTCATTATAAAATTGAGTTATATTTGTCTGGAATATAGAATTATAAATATATGCTTCTTTATTATCAAAAGATATATAACTATTATTAATAGTTACCATATTAGAACGTGCAGATTTTACTTCCCACCCTAATAATACAATTCCAGCTTCAATTTTTTTTTCAATAAAATATTCATAATATGCACGTTTATTTTGAGTAATTTTTTTTAAAACTAACTGCGTCATAATTTAATTTTCATAAAATATTGATTTTAATTTTTTTTATTATTTAAAAATAAACACATCACTAATATAATGTATCATATATATGAAAACATAATAAACAAATAAAATAAATATGCATCATGTCAAATATTTTACCTCAGTTCCTTATAGCGTAGAACAAATGTTTCATTTAGTAA encodes:
- the pssA gene encoding CDP-diacylglycerol--serine O-phosphatidyltransferase, whose protein sequence is MKFNILNKFDDHKKFLVELPKIVQRMDYFKILYSPKEFSNELLYAISRACHHICLVTLYLEGDQGGKRIFDALFRVKQIRPKIKIIILVDWHRAKRSRIGSTKKCTNVDWYIDLINKYPNTEIAIYGIPINISEVLGVLHLKGFIIDDQILYSGASLSDEYLHVSTKYRYDRYHIIRNRQLSNIMLDYINKELLSSRVISKLGCESSLSKLNRHRKNDIRLLRRSLRRGCYCYQGNATFNELAIAPLVGLGKNSELNQAIYHLICSSKSKIILCTPYFNMPNFLINTLIYLLHKGRNIEIIVGDKIANDFYIPSNKPFTLISVLPYLYELNLRYFLKKLQSYVDNKQLTVRMWREGNNGYHVKGIWVDDEWQLLTGNNLNPRSLRFDLENALLIHDPCKMLLNQNDKELKTIRVHTSSVMHYTSLQHISNYPVKVRQLLHKIRKLRFDRLISRIL
- a CDS encoding multidrug efflux SMR transporter, with product MDYLYLFVAILSEVVATASLKASEGFSKLYPSIVVVIGYLLSFILLSLVLQTIPMGIAYSCWAGLGIIFITVVGYLFYDQKLDGLAIIGITFIIIGVVLINVFSRTVKH
- the smpB gene encoding SsrA-binding protein SmpB; amino-acid sequence: MTQLVLKKITQNKRAYYEYFIEKKIEAGIVLLGWEVKSARSNMVTINNSYISFDNKEAYIYNSIFQTNITQFYNEVYNSARIRKLLLKKNELLFLMETVKQRGYTIVVLDLYWRDSWIKISIGIAKGKKKYDKRNIIDAHKWKKEKVHILKYVK